In the genome of Eggerthella sp. YY7918, one region contains:
- a CDS encoding A24 family peptidase codes for MGIAALLGAVMGSFINCFAWRHAHGESVLAGRSHCTSCNHVLGPLDLVPIVSWLALRGRCRHCGQRISPRYVVVEVIMAVLFAVLVVRFGLGAQTFTYAVLVCILMAIALVDLETFTIPNGFIVALCALWLVSIWFMPTPQPGVFMVGSLFAGLVHPGGAVALDGVVGAVAVGGGILVFSLVFDAITKKRSLGGGDVKLLFAVGLFLGLAGSLLNLLVACIVGLIFAFVPGFSSSSASAGDEAHKTDDKNLQTKAIPFGPAIAAATCFTLLAGSAILTWYAGLF; via the coding sequence TTGGGGATCGCCGCTTTACTCGGCGCCGTTATGGGCAGCTTCATCAATTGCTTCGCGTGGCGGCACGCCCACGGCGAAAGCGTGCTGGCGGGGCGTAGCCACTGCACCAGCTGCAACCACGTGCTGGGTCCGCTCGACTTGGTGCCCATCGTATCGTGGCTGGCGCTGCGCGGACGGTGCCGTCACTGCGGCCAGCGCATCAGCCCGCGCTACGTTGTCGTCGAAGTTATCATGGCGGTGCTGTTCGCGGTCCTTGTCGTGCGCTTCGGTCTGGGTGCCCAGACCTTCACCTATGCGGTGCTCGTGTGCATCCTTATGGCAATAGCCCTTGTTGACCTTGAAACGTTCACCATCCCCAACGGGTTTATCGTCGCGCTGTGTGCTCTGTGGCTGGTCAGCATCTGGTTTATGCCTACGCCCCAGCCCGGCGTGTTCATGGTAGGAAGCCTGTTTGCAGGGCTCGTGCATCCTGGCGGAGCGGTGGCGCTTGACGGCGTAGTGGGCGCGGTGGCGGTGGGCGGCGGCATCTTGGTGTTTTCGCTCGTATTCGATGCCATCACCAAAAAGCGCTCGCTCGGCGGAGGCGATGTGAAGCTGTTGTTTGCGGTGGGCCTGTTCTTGGGCTTGGCGGGATCGCTGCTTAATCTGCTGGTAGCGTGCATTGTCGGTTTGATATTCGCCTTTGTTCCGGGGTTTTCGTCTTCGTCCGCTTCCGCTGGCGACGAGGCTCACAAGACGGATGATAAAAACCTCCAAACAAAGGCGATTCCCTTTGGGCCTGCCATCGCGGCAGCAACCTGCTTCACGTTGCTGGCAGGTTCCGCTATCCTTACGTGGTACGCCGGATTGTTCTAA
- the pilM gene encoding pilus assembly protein PilM produces the protein MGKAYTGVDIGDSSIKLAVCEDNAIKNVVIEALPEGLIAEGRIVSRDAMADFIKSVAKRTGGIAKNVALVLPSADSLTRRLTLPVMTEKELVLNLPYEFRDYISQGKDRYYYDYAVLSIEEDASGAPESMDLLAAACPKQTIEDYQELFRRAGMRLRAALPEQAALQNLVGGNANALANCCVIDFSHRTTKLHFFANGTYDVVRTIDIGGVDIDRAIAQDRGVDEHIAANYKLSDFEGAQTSQAAMSVYDAIAIEMGRALNFYGFNNPDTVIEVGYYCGGGSLLQPLMDAVRSHVDVELIPLADIMPPARGNEDVRALCPAAVGATLGLR, from the coding sequence ATGGGTAAAGCATACACGGGCGTTGACATAGGCGACAGCAGCATCAAATTGGCTGTATGCGAAGATAACGCAATTAAAAACGTGGTGATAGAGGCACTCCCCGAGGGGCTGATTGCTGAGGGACGCATCGTCAGTCGCGATGCGATGGCGGACTTCATTAAAAGTGTGGCCAAGCGCACGGGTGGCATCGCGAAAAATGTCGCCTTGGTGCTGCCTTCAGCCGACAGCCTCACGCGTCGGCTCACTCTTCCCGTCATGACCGAGAAGGAACTTGTTCTCAATCTGCCTTACGAGTTTCGCGACTACATTTCGCAGGGCAAAGACCGCTACTACTACGATTATGCGGTGCTGTCGATAGAAGAAGATGCCAGCGGCGCACCGGAAAGCATGGATTTGCTGGCTGCGGCGTGTCCTAAGCAAACCATCGAAGACTATCAAGAGCTGTTCCGCCGAGCGGGAATGCGCTTGCGGGCAGCGTTGCCCGAGCAGGCGGCGTTACAAAACCTGGTGGGCGGAAATGCGAATGCGCTTGCGAATTGTTGCGTTATCGACTTTTCGCATCGAACCACCAAACTGCATTTTTTTGCAAATGGTACCTACGACGTGGTTCGTACCATCGATATTGGCGGCGTTGATATCGACCGCGCCATTGCGCAGGACCGCGGCGTGGACGAGCATATCGCCGCCAACTACAAGTTGTCCGATTTCGAGGGTGCTCAAACCTCCCAAGCGGCCATGAGCGTGTACGATGCAATTGCGATTGAAATGGGCCGCGCCCTGAACTTTTACGGCTTCAACAACCCCGACACGGTCATCGAAGTGGGGTATTACTGCGGGGGCGGGTCGCTTCTGCAGCCGCTTATGGATGCGGTGCGCTCCCATGTGGATGTCGAGCTGATTCCTCTTGCCGATATCATGCCGCCCGCACGCGGCAACGAAGATGTTCGTGCGCTGTGCCCTGCTGCGGTGGGCGCTACGTTGGGATTGAGGTGA
- the gspM gene encoding type II secretion system protein GspM has protein sequence MTRRSILNRSFSTREKVLMLILVGVVLVACYYFLVVKNVADTMAANQAQLEEIQLQTDTQTALAAARSRMENELAELGDKGNLPEVATYDNLRAELDELNALMASAKTYDVKFSEPTLDGQLVRRPVSVAFTTADYATALNMVRALENGSFRCEITDFSMAGKMLADGSVESVSSTINVTYLETTNGASNLTGLTEAEN, from the coding sequence ATGACGCGCCGCAGTATTTTGAACAGATCGTTTAGCACGCGCGAAAAAGTCCTCATGCTCATTTTGGTGGGGGTGGTGTTGGTTGCGTGCTACTACTTCTTGGTCGTGAAAAACGTTGCCGATACGATGGCTGCCAACCAGGCGCAGCTCGAAGAAATTCAATTGCAAACCGACACTCAAACGGCGCTTGCGGCGGCTCGTTCCCGCATGGAAAACGAACTTGCCGAGCTTGGCGACAAAGGCAACTTGCCCGAGGTGGCCACCTACGACAATCTGCGAGCCGAACTGGACGAGCTGAATGCGCTCATGGCATCCGCAAAAACCTACGATGTGAAGTTCAGCGAGCCCACGCTCGACGGGCAGCTGGTTCGTCGTCCCGTGTCGGTAGCCTTTACGACGGCGGATTACGCGACGGCGCTGAACATGGTACGTGCTCTGGAAAATGGGTCGTTTCGCTGCGAGATTACCGATTTCTCGATGGCGGGCAAGATGCTGGCCGACGGCAGCGTGGAATCCGTGTCGTCCACCATCAACGTGACGTACTTGGAAACGACAAACGGAGCGTCGAACCTGACAGGACTTACCGAAGCCGAGAACTAG